A stretch of Trichomycterus rosablanca isolate fTriRos1 chromosome 8, fTriRos1.hap1, whole genome shotgun sequence DNA encodes these proteins:
- the tmsb1 gene encoding thymosin beta 1, producing the protein MSDNPVKQEVQNFDKRCLKKTNTAEKNTLPTQKDIEQEKKAGEGGK; encoded by the exons ATGAGTGACAACCCAGTTAAGCAGGAGGTGCAGAACTTTGAcaagaggtgtttaaaaaagacCAACACTGCGGAGAAGAACACTCTTCCGACACAGAAAG ACATCGAGCAGGAGAAGAAAGCCGGTGAGGGTGGAAAATGA